A window from Microbacterium ginsengiterrae encodes these proteins:
- a CDS encoding SpaA isopeptide-forming pilin-related protein, with amino-acid sequence MRSSRVAIVGLLATALIVSGATLASAEDGASAGDTASTPQAITTTSVSFPDAASSAPVEAPAADDSSPQAAPAPALPSAPEQRVMSGEAPATPEPPAETPTEPGEPGEPVDPTDPTVPAADEPAPPRAAAREVAPTAEIAARADSSHADIVIRKRVTAEPTQVTAAPSVNIGTDHSDTVGTVFRLFANTGSNTVGAATAYTCTITTGGECTITVDAVNSGGANSGKRFWVVEQAPVPGSPAALNTYINSELYVGDYTGPQDVRSLVGLTKALGANQTTYMPMTTGVSSGSGYTNIASADLPNTSATVGEAGSFGAVVGSRKNPVIAAKCEATPLRIGIVIDQSASITASQWTTFRNALVDGPNSVLRQLRDANAAVSILGFGSSVVSPNGWHYGSTGPTALPANNTTLQNLIPSSRPGGSSNATNWDAALSTIQSANPSHRYDMVLFVTDGAPNYILNGSQPSSTEVALRSLEAPMYAANAIKAAGTRLVTVGVGAGASGTKVAKNLRAVSGETFGSDYLQGDWDALKQILSDIVTAATCQVPVEVSKTQVNADGSTTTTAANWQFAAALQPGTTSGVTLSGTAGQTTTAGVAGKARWTIRFTQPGGQTAVLKLSETQKSGWALQSVACTLDAVPITTTVGGDGASIVVNGLHPSAGALSCVFTNKQSTPASVTVNKVWKIDGETFAHGDQPGGMDAALALTPAGQTGTPKWGQTRTGFLVGDSVTIAETTSIDPTLLPGCILTGSTIAGPGITGGAALPADGHAVTLASASSTYTVTNSVQCQRLTIVKDVDNRFGGDGTSDDWNGGLFAQRDDQPQLAFDSGETQYVAAGSYALSEAERDGYGQRGLSCTGGTLTGSRVEVAAGAHVTCTFVNEDLPGQVSWTKTDGTTKLAGSEWTLTGPGGRTTVVDDCVGANVAACAGMADQDPAAGAFLLKDLDWGDYSLVETAAPLGYVLDSTPHPFSVGATSAGSVIALGAFINTLGVAPALPLTGGLGSDFYTFFGLGVLVLALLLLAIRRLWVRRQVAEVGTR; translated from the coding sequence GTGCGCTCTTCGCGCGTCGCCATCGTCGGCCTACTGGCCACAGCGCTGATCGTCAGCGGTGCCACTCTCGCTTCGGCGGAGGATGGGGCATCTGCGGGCGACACAGCATCAACGCCTCAGGCGATCACGACGACGAGCGTCAGCTTCCCGGATGCCGCATCGTCGGCTCCGGTCGAGGCTCCTGCCGCCGACGACTCGTCCCCGCAAGCGGCGCCTGCTCCGGCGCTCCCCTCCGCGCCGGAGCAGCGCGTCATGTCAGGAGAGGCGCCGGCGACGCCGGAGCCCCCTGCCGAGACGCCGACGGAGCCGGGCGAGCCGGGTGAGCCGGTCGATCCGACGGATCCGACCGTGCCCGCCGCCGATGAGCCGGCGCCGCCGCGCGCCGCGGCGCGTGAGGTCGCACCGACGGCCGAGATCGCGGCGCGGGCGGACAGCTCGCACGCCGACATCGTGATCCGCAAGCGCGTCACCGCCGAGCCGACGCAGGTGACGGCGGCGCCGTCCGTGAACATCGGCACCGACCACTCCGACACCGTCGGCACGGTGTTCCGCCTCTTCGCGAACACCGGGAGCAACACGGTGGGCGCGGCGACGGCATACACGTGCACGATCACGACCGGCGGCGAGTGCACGATCACGGTCGACGCCGTGAACAGCGGCGGCGCGAACAGCGGCAAGCGCTTCTGGGTCGTCGAGCAGGCGCCGGTCCCCGGCAGCCCGGCGGCGCTGAACACGTACATCAACAGCGAGCTGTATGTCGGCGACTACACCGGTCCGCAGGATGTGCGCAGCCTCGTCGGTCTCACCAAGGCGCTGGGCGCGAACCAGACCACGTACATGCCGATGACCACCGGCGTCTCCTCCGGTTCCGGTTACACGAACATCGCCTCGGCCGACCTGCCGAACACGTCGGCGACCGTCGGCGAGGCGGGATCCTTCGGCGCGGTCGTCGGGTCGCGCAAGAACCCGGTGATCGCCGCGAAGTGCGAGGCGACCCCGCTGCGGATCGGCATCGTCATCGACCAGTCGGCATCCATCACGGCCAGTCAGTGGACGACGTTCCGCAACGCGCTCGTCGACGGCCCGAACTCCGTGCTGCGACAGCTGCGCGATGCGAATGCGGCCGTGTCGATCCTGGGCTTCGGGTCGAGCGTCGTGAGCCCGAACGGTTGGCACTACGGCTCGACGGGGCCCACGGCTCTGCCGGCGAACAACACCACGCTGCAGAATCTGATCCCGTCGTCGCGTCCCGGTGGTTCCAGCAACGCGACCAACTGGGATGCGGCGCTGAGCACGATCCAGTCGGCCAATCCGTCACACCGCTACGACATGGTTCTGTTCGTCACCGACGGTGCGCCGAACTACATCCTCAACGGCTCGCAGCCCAGCAGCACCGAGGTCGCGCTCCGTTCGCTCGAGGCGCCGATGTACGCCGCGAACGCGATCAAGGCCGCCGGTACCCGACTCGTCACGGTCGGCGTCGGTGCGGGGGCGTCGGGCACGAAGGTCGCCAAGAACCTTCGCGCGGTGTCGGGGGAGACGTTCGGCTCGGACTACCTGCAGGGCGACTGGGATGCGTTGAAGCAGATCCTGTCCGACATCGTGACGGCCGCGACCTGCCAGGTGCCCGTCGAGGTGTCGAAGACGCAGGTGAACGCCGACGGCTCGACGACGACGACGGCCGCGAACTGGCAGTTCGCCGCGGCGCTGCAACCGGGGACGACTTCGGGAGTCACCCTGTCGGGCACGGCGGGGCAGACGACGACCGCCGGTGTCGCCGGCAAGGCGCGCTGGACGATCCGGTTCACGCAGCCGGGCGGTCAGACCGCGGTGCTGAAGCTCAGCGAGACGCAGAAGTCCGGGTGGGCGCTGCAGTCGGTCGCCTGCACCCTGGATGCCGTGCCGATCACCACGACGGTCGGGGGAGACGGCGCGTCGATCGTCGTGAACGGTCTGCACCCGAGCGCCGGAGCGCTGTCGTGCGTGTTCACGAACAAGCAGTCGACGCCGGCATCCGTCACGGTGAACAAGGTCTGGAAGATCGACGGTGAGACGTTCGCGCACGGCGACCAGCCGGGCGGCATGGATGCGGCACTGGCGCTGACCCCGGCAGGACAGACCGGCACGCCGAAGTGGGGGCAGACGCGCACCGGGTTCCTCGTGGGTGACAGCGTCACCATCGCCGAGACGACGTCGATCGATCCGACGCTCTTACCCGGTTGCATCCTGACCGGGAGCACGATCGCCGGGCCCGGCATCACGGGAGGCGCCGCTCTGCCCGCCGACGGCCACGCGGTGACGCTGGCGAGCGCATCGAGCACCTACACGGTGACGAACTCCGTGCAGTGTCAGCGGCTGACGATCGTCAAGGACGTCGACAACCGCTTCGGGGGCGACGGGACGTCCGATGATTGGAACGGCGGGCTGTTCGCGCAGCGCGACGATCAGCCGCAGCTCGCGTTCGATTCGGGCGAGACGCAGTACGTCGCCGCCGGGTCGTACGCGCTGAGCGAGGCCGAGCGCGACGGGTACGGACAGCGTGGGCTGTCGTGCACCGGGGGGACGCTCACCGGATCCCGCGTCGAGGTCGCGGCGGGCGCTCATGTGACCTGCACCTTCGTCAACGAGGATCTGCCAGGGCAGGTGTCCTGGACCAAGACCGACGGCACGACGAAGCTCGCCGGCTCCGAGTGGACGCTCACCGGCCCCGGCGGTAGGACCACTGTCGTCGACGACTGCGTCGGCGCGAATGTCGCCGCGTGCGCGGGCATGGCCGATCAGGATCCTGCGGCCGGTGCCTTCCTGCTGAAGGATCTCGACTGGGGCGACTACTCGCTCGTCGAGACGGCAGCACCTCTTGGATACGTGCTCGATTCGACGCCGCATCCCTTCTCCGTCGGCGCCACGTCAGCTGGTTCGGTGATAGCTCTGGGGGCGTTCATCAACACACTCGGCGTGGCGCCGGCCCTTCCGCTCACGGGCGGACTGGGCAGCGATTTCTACACGTTCTTCGGGCTCGGTGTCCTCGTGCTCGCCCTTCTGCTGCTGGCCATCCGGCGGCTGTGGGTGCGCAGGCAGGTCGCCGAGGTGGGAACCCGATGA
- a CDS encoding SpaH/EbpB family LPXTG-anchored major pilin — protein sequence MNERRPIRRLASGVGVLALALAGVIGGASMASATTAGPGQPGAPDEGTLVVYKYAGSATEQSDNGTEQTVDRPPLGGVTFEVTPVGKDSGSGCVALDLGTAAGWADAQVAVGSMPPASPYCLATADSVTQVTDATGTASFSGLPLGLYHVDETAAPAGVVPSVEFYVTLPYASEQGKSTDWLYTVHTYPKNTLEGDGDKTVADPSAHGLGSTVPWTIQSKPIGSFNDGQRLTSFSLHDNLDAKLTYTATPAATLTYTEPGGSPVAVPSFSLTEPTGAGGTLTAAVTDMDWLNERPAGTFFTFSFSTVVTGVGDIKNEGFQNSGGDPVTLGEASTQWGPAEILKHQKGDKKKTLAGAKFSVFDSPNGTDCTGPLGAALTVNGQTEFESGANGVVAIAGLWVGNDNTVASRVYCVVETQEPVGYVKDTTPRMITVKPEATATTTAHIDVANTPVPGPSLPMTGANGTLWFTVGGIALIAMAGGGLLLVRRARSHE from the coding sequence ATGAACGAAAGAAGGCCGATCCGTCGCCTGGCATCCGGGGTGGGAGTGCTCGCACTCGCTCTCGCGGGGGTCATCGGTGGGGCGAGCATGGCGAGTGCGACGACGGCGGGTCCGGGTCAGCCCGGGGCGCCTGATGAGGGCACTCTGGTCGTGTACAAGTACGCCGGAAGTGCGACTGAGCAGAGTGACAACGGTACGGAGCAGACCGTCGATCGTCCGCCTCTGGGGGGCGTCACGTTCGAGGTCACGCCGGTCGGGAAGGATTCCGGCAGCGGGTGCGTCGCGCTCGATCTGGGCACGGCCGCCGGGTGGGCGGATGCGCAGGTCGCGGTCGGCTCGATGCCGCCGGCATCGCCGTACTGTCTCGCGACGGCGGACTCCGTCACGCAGGTGACCGACGCCACGGGGACGGCGTCGTTCTCCGGTCTGCCGCTGGGGCTCTACCACGTCGATGAGACGGCTGCTCCGGCGGGTGTCGTTCCGTCGGTGGAGTTCTATGTGACGCTTCCGTACGCGAGCGAGCAGGGGAAGAGCACCGACTGGCTGTACACGGTGCACACGTATCCGAAGAACACGCTCGAGGGTGACGGCGACAAGACCGTCGCCGACCCGTCCGCGCACGGTCTGGGTTCGACGGTTCCGTGGACGATCCAGTCGAAGCCGATCGGTTCGTTCAACGACGGGCAGCGGCTGACGTCGTTCTCGCTGCATGACAACCTCGACGCGAAGCTCACCTACACCGCGACGCCGGCGGCGACGCTGACGTACACGGAGCCGGGTGGTTCGCCGGTGGCGGTGCCGAGCTTCTCGCTCACGGAGCCCACGGGTGCCGGGGGGACGCTGACGGCAGCGGTGACCGACATGGATTGGCTCAACGAGCGGCCGGCCGGGACGTTCTTCACGTTCTCGTTCAGCACGGTCGTGACGGGTGTCGGTGACATCAAGAACGAGGGTTTCCAGAATTCGGGTGGGGATCCGGTGACCCTCGGTGAGGCGTCGACGCAGTGGGGGCCGGCGGAGATCCTGAAGCACCAGAAGGGCGACAAGAAGAAGACGCTCGCGGGTGCGAAGTTCTCGGTGTTCGACTCGCCGAATGGCACGGACTGCACGGGTCCGCTCGGTGCTGCGCTGACCGTGAACGGTCAGACGGAGTTCGAGTCCGGTGCGAACGGTGTCGTGGCGATCGCGGGTCTGTGGGTCGGCAACGACAACACGGTGGCCTCTCGGGTGTACTGCGTCGTGGAGACGCAGGAGCCGGTGGGGTACGTGAAGGACACGACGCCGCGGATGATCACGGTGAAGCCGGAGGCGACGGCGACGACGACCGCGCATATCGATGTGGCGAACACGCCGGTTCCCGGTCCGTCGCTGCCGATGACGGGTGCGAACGGGACGCTGTGGTTCACGGTCGGCGGCATCGCGCTGATCGCGATGGCCGGTGGCGGTCTGCTGCTCGTGCGTCGGGCTCGCTCGCACGAGTGA
- a CDS encoding class C sortase, producing MDEFSGTVADAPGGRDASGQDAGGDASGALGADARGWRMPWGMFVVVVVMLAGVGLLQYPVVAAWLSQYYQSQLIEDVSGEVGQESGADLVSEILRAHAYNDLLESGALLAANANKPTGDSARVDEFAYSDLLRATPAGVMGRLRIPVIDVDLPIYHGTSDSTLAKGVGHLEGTSLPVGGVSQHSVLTAHRGLPEAALFNDLDKVGIGDRFTVEVFGEVLTYEVIETRVVDPDDSDTLRAVAGEDLMTLVTCTPLGINSHRYLVTGERVTPTPIEDVAAAGERPDVPGFPWWAVTCGGAGLLGAALVVLGGRRSRPAGGVSRDAHDAGDAGDAGDAGDAGAAGGAGDADRSGGDRLARGQADGDRLARGQADGDRLARGQADGDRLARGQADGDRRGSSD from the coding sequence GTGGATGAGTTCTCCGGCACGGTGGCGGATGCGCCCGGTGGCCGGGATGCGTCGGGTCAGGATGCCGGTGGGGATGCGTCGGGGGCTCTCGGCGCGGACGCCCGCGGGTGGCGGATGCCGTGGGGCATGTTCGTCGTGGTCGTGGTGATGTTGGCGGGGGTGGGGCTGCTGCAGTATCCGGTGGTGGCTGCGTGGTTGTCGCAGTACTACCAGTCGCAGCTGATCGAGGATGTGTCCGGTGAGGTGGGGCAGGAGTCGGGCGCGGATCTGGTGTCAGAGATTCTGCGGGCGCATGCCTACAACGATCTGCTGGAGAGCGGGGCTCTGTTGGCGGCGAATGCGAACAAGCCGACGGGGGATTCGGCGCGGGTGGACGAGTTCGCATACTCGGATCTGTTGCGGGCGACGCCGGCGGGGGTGATGGGGCGGTTGCGGATTCCGGTTATCGATGTGGATCTGCCGATCTATCACGGGACGTCGGATTCGACTCTCGCGAAGGGCGTGGGGCATCTGGAGGGGACGTCGCTTCCGGTGGGTGGTGTGTCGCAGCATTCGGTGCTGACGGCGCATCGCGGTCTGCCGGAGGCGGCGTTGTTCAACGATCTCGACAAGGTGGGGATCGGTGATCGGTTCACGGTCGAGGTGTTCGGTGAGGTTCTCACGTATGAGGTGATCGAGACGCGGGTGGTGGATCCGGATGATTCCGACACTCTGCGGGCGGTGGCGGGTGAGGATCTGATGACTCTGGTGACGTGCACGCCGCTGGGGATCAATTCGCATCGGTATCTGGTGACGGGGGAGCGGGTGACGCCGACGCCGATCGAAGATGTGGCGGCTGCCGGTGAGCGTCCGGATGTTCCTGGTTTCCCGTGGTGGGCGGTGACGTGCGGTGGTGCTGGGCTGCTCGGTGCGGCGTTGGTCGTGCTCGGCGGGCGGAGGTCGCGGCCTGCGGGTGGTGTTTCTCGTGACGCTCATGACGCTGGTGACGCTGGTGACGCTGGTGACGCTGGTGACGCTGGTGCCGCTGGCGGCGCTGGCGACGCCGACCGGTCGGGTGGTGATCGGCTGGCGCGTGGGCAGGCGGATGGTGATCGGCTGGCGCGTGGGCAGGCGGATGGTGATCGGCTGGCGCGTGGGCAGGCGGATGGTGATCGGCTGGCGCGTGGGCAGGCGGATGGTGATCGCCGCGGGAGTAGTGACTGA
- a CDS encoding HNH endonuclease signature motif containing protein has protein sequence MGDVEIDALLTVMRGLDDEAIVDAMADAAKIAHCAERMLTVGAGVVAERSRREDGHSGLAASRGQRNAVALVQSIVGGTRADAARAVRLGESLSEGADAAAGGAFVGGGGGDRVGGQPGDAVGGGLAGDAGDSGDAGGLFGAGAGSGGSGRAADVRMPWHEPLRRALFEGRVTTAQHDAIFRGLGQPPVRGEDEVPSESTTEVWSLAAAQLVGEAGEMSVEDLVRRARQVRDTLDPEGVQERFEQSYAQRSWRSWRNADGAHHTHIVSDDETAAWLDSIRDAALRPRRGGPRFMTEDERAAASALVDDARTNDQIAYDLFMDILRAGALASASDVFGARQPGIRIVTIDGATGAHDAFGRMLATAHLEDGGDALPGTVVDRNLCTVGSRSVRVDGNGNPLDVGREQRLYTSRQRVALAVRDGGCMFPECRVPASYCEAHHCDHWLDDDGRTDLDRGILLCRHHHMLLHNNGWKITRDDLGPFMLHPPGRRGSGEGGGGQSHGATEPATSEPIALTSRSPLRWAWDPPPEWPHWRSMPATAPTRARDRAGELQPA, from the coding sequence ATGGGCGACGTCGAGATCGACGCGCTGCTGACGGTCATGCGCGGGCTCGACGACGAAGCGATCGTCGATGCCATGGCGGATGCGGCGAAGATCGCGCACTGCGCAGAGCGGATGCTGACGGTCGGCGCCGGCGTGGTCGCCGAGCGGTCGCGGCGCGAAGACGGGCACTCCGGGTTGGCCGCCTCGCGCGGGCAGCGGAACGCGGTCGCGCTCGTGCAGTCGATCGTCGGTGGAACGCGGGCGGATGCTGCGCGTGCCGTGCGGTTGGGCGAGAGCCTGTCGGAGGGGGCGGATGCGGCGGCGGGTGGTGCGTTCGTTGGGGGCGGTGGGGGCGATCGCGTCGGTGGTCAGCCTGGCGATGCTGTCGGTGGGGGTCTCGCGGGTGATGCGGGCGACTCGGGCGATGCGGGCGGGCTGTTCGGTGCGGGTGCGGGGTCGGGCGGTTCGGGGCGGGCGGCGGACGTGCGGATGCCGTGGCACGAACCGCTGCGCCGGGCACTGTTCGAGGGCAGGGTCACGACGGCGCAGCATGATGCGATCTTCCGGGGGCTGGGGCAGCCTCCGGTGCGCGGCGAGGACGAGGTTCCGAGTGAGTCGACGACCGAGGTGTGGTCTCTCGCCGCGGCCCAGCTCGTCGGCGAAGCGGGCGAGATGTCGGTGGAAGATCTGGTGCGGCGGGCGAGGCAGGTGCGCGACACGCTCGACCCCGAGGGGGTGCAGGAGCGGTTCGAGCAGTCGTACGCTCAGCGGTCCTGGCGGTCGTGGCGCAACGCCGACGGCGCGCATCACACGCACATCGTCTCCGACGATGAGACGGCGGCGTGGCTCGATTCGATTCGCGATGCGGCTCTGCGTCCGCGTCGCGGCGGGCCGCGGTTCATGACCGAAGACGAACGTGCTGCGGCGAGCGCGCTCGTGGACGATGCCCGCACGAACGATCAGATCGCCTACGACTTGTTCATGGACATTCTCCGCGCCGGGGCACTGGCGAGTGCGTCCGATGTGTTCGGTGCGCGGCAGCCGGGGATCCGGATCGTCACGATCGACGGAGCCACCGGGGCGCACGACGCCTTCGGTCGGATGCTCGCCACCGCGCACCTCGAAGACGGCGGCGACGCGCTCCCGGGCACGGTGGTCGACCGGAACCTCTGCACCGTCGGCAGTCGCAGTGTGCGCGTCGACGGCAACGGCAACCCTCTCGACGTCGGTCGGGAGCAGCGGCTCTACACGTCACGTCAGCGGGTGGCGCTGGCGGTGCGTGACGGAGGGTGCATGTTCCCGGAGTGCCGGGTTCCCGCTTCCTATTGCGAAGCGCACCACTGTGACCACTGGCTCGACGACGACGGTCGCACCGACCTCGACCGGGGCATCCTGCTGTGCCGGCATCACCACATGCTGCTTCACAACAACGGATGGAAGATCACCCGAGACGACCTCGGCCCGTTCATGCTCCATCCGCCCGGGCGGAGAGGGAGCGGTGAGGGTGGCGGTGGCCAGAGTCACGGCGCAACCGAACCTGCCACCTCGGAGCCGATCGCTCTCACGAGCCGGTCGCCGCTGCGCTGGGCATGGGATCCGCCACCCGAGTGGCCGCATTGGAGAAGTATGCCCGCCACCGCTCCGACTCGAGCTCGCGACCGCGCCGGGGAGCTGCAGCCCGCCTGA
- a CDS encoding DUF4012 domain-containing protein, which yields MSSESLSAQRRRRAGRVTAWILGGILLLAVLGTFWIGIRGFLAYQHLNDARATAADAASALAAPATASELIREVSADTSTAHELTSDVVWKAGELLPWIGPQLAAVSTVASALDDVASQSLTPLASVAGSFSLDSIRPQNGAIDLTVFDALDGAASEGAAGLGAAASVIDGIDQRPLVRPVREAVDEVGALLSQAYGAADALNRATTLMPAMLGADGPRNYLLIFQNNAEWRSLGGIVGAMVLVHTENGKISLESQASSSDFTRYDEPVVPMTDDEIRLFSERPASYVQNVTLMPDFTRDAPIIEAMWERETGIAIDGVLSLDPVALSYLLDATGPIALPTGDELTSDNAVQLLLNEVYLRYEDPAEQDAFFAVAAASVFDALTDGGVDPATLVAALSRAGEEDRLMVWNAVPEEQAILDGTTLQGVRAPLDAGTTDFGVYLNDGTGSKMDYYMQADAGAEWCTPGEATLRVTLRNNAPADAANLPSYITGGGNFGVPPGEVQTVSYIYLPAGAELVSATLAGSEESAPLGGGMDDGRQVLTWTTQLAPGAELSLDVTVTAPPTTEIVTRLTPTINANEGISVCGNL from the coding sequence GTGAGTTCTGAGAGCCTGTCCGCACAGCGGCGACGACGTGCCGGACGGGTCACCGCGTGGATCCTCGGCGGCATCCTGCTCCTGGCCGTTCTCGGAACGTTCTGGATCGGCATCCGGGGCTTCCTCGCCTACCAGCACCTGAACGATGCGCGAGCGACGGCGGCAGACGCGGCATCCGCTCTCGCCGCCCCTGCGACCGCCTCCGAACTCATCCGCGAGGTGTCCGCCGACACCTCCACCGCGCACGAGCTGACGAGCGACGTCGTCTGGAAGGCGGGCGAGCTGCTCCCCTGGATCGGCCCGCAGCTCGCGGCCGTCTCCACTGTTGCGAGCGCGCTCGACGACGTGGCCTCGCAGTCGCTGACGCCGCTGGCGTCTGTCGCCGGGTCGTTCTCACTCGACAGCATCCGCCCGCAGAACGGGGCGATCGACCTCACCGTGTTCGACGCGCTCGACGGCGCGGCATCCGAGGGCGCAGCCGGACTGGGCGCCGCCGCCTCGGTCATCGACGGTATCGACCAGCGGCCTCTCGTCCGCCCGGTTCGTGAGGCCGTCGACGAGGTCGGGGCGCTGCTCTCGCAGGCGTACGGAGCGGCGGACGCGCTCAACCGCGCCACGACGCTCATGCCCGCCATGCTCGGGGCTGACGGGCCGCGCAACTACCTGCTCATCTTCCAGAACAACGCCGAGTGGCGCTCGCTCGGCGGCATCGTCGGCGCCATGGTGCTCGTGCACACCGAGAACGGCAAGATCTCGCTCGAAAGTCAGGCATCGTCGTCGGACTTCACGCGCTACGACGAACCGGTCGTGCCGATGACGGACGATGAGATCCGCCTCTTCAGCGAGCGGCCGGCGTCGTACGTGCAGAACGTCACGCTCATGCCCGACTTCACCCGCGACGCGCCGATCATCGAGGCGATGTGGGAACGCGAGACGGGCATCGCGATCGACGGCGTGCTCTCGCTCGACCCCGTCGCGCTGTCGTACCTGCTCGACGCCACCGGGCCCATCGCGCTGCCGACCGGCGATGAGCTCACGAGCGACAACGCCGTGCAGCTGCTGCTCAACGAGGTGTACCTGCGGTACGAGGACCCCGCCGAGCAGGATGCGTTCTTCGCGGTCGCCGCGGCATCCGTCTTCGATGCGCTGACCGACGGAGGGGTCGACCCCGCCACGCTCGTCGCCGCGCTGAGTCGCGCCGGCGAAGAGGACCGCCTCATGGTCTGGAACGCCGTCCCGGAGGAGCAGGCCATCCTCGACGGCACGACCCTGCAGGGTGTTCGGGCGCCCCTGGATGCCGGCACCACCGACTTCGGCGTGTATCTCAACGACGGCACCGGCTCGAAGATGGACTACTACATGCAGGCGGATGCCGGTGCCGAGTGGTGCACCCCCGGCGAGGCCACGCTGCGTGTCACACTTCGCAACAACGCCCCGGCGGATGCGGCGAACCTCCCGAGCTACATCACCGGTGGCGGGAACTTCGGAGTGCCGCCCGGCGAGGTGCAGACCGTCTCGTACATCTACCTGCCCGCCGGGGCCGAGCTCGTCTCGGCGACCCTTGCGGGCAGCGAGGAATCCGCGCCCCTGGGCGGCGGGATGGACGACGGCCGGCAGGTGCTCACCTGGACCACACAGCTGGCACCAGGCGCCGAGTTGAGCCTCGATGTGACGGTGACCGCTCCGCCGACCACGGAGATCGTTACACGGTTGACACCAACAATTAACGCGAATGAGGGCATCTCCGTTTGCGGAAACCTATGA